A single genomic interval of Daucus carota subsp. sativus chromosome 1, DH1 v3.0, whole genome shotgun sequence harbors:
- the LOC108204758 gene encoding uncharacterized protein LOC108204758, with the protein MFKPARWRSDKNKTKAVFKLQFRATKVSWSGGDTLMISVIPAEGGKPTSILDKVKIRDGSCYWEKPVYETMKVTRDPKTGKINERSYHVIFSTGLSKFGLLGEVSMNFADYAVATKPSTVSLPIKNTRFEAVLHVTIERIQDSAGQREYEDGENLKDDSKDQSLRAHLSNSDTEENIKTKILEEGSFNNMISHVAELKKICRDSGRSDSTLSSSETSSGHNTPRVLDMTSVSTTKDGGNFLSPLGHSQVTQRLNSDTLAEIYDEQQGSQLEWSGGSVPDASTDDSSNSPREVLIDERPQGAPEILVEKLKTEVVVLARQAEVSDLELQTLRKNIVRENKRAQDLSREVLSLKEERDSYKQECEKARLRNKSEYEGGDPRALIEELRQELNHEKDLSANLRLQLQKTRESNNELILAVQDLDEMLEEKNREILDLSNRSATTQNSKDNWETNSRSSGDLDVDQKALEKLVMDYTDVKDSCMQEQKIIDLCGEIEIYKRERDDFEMQLEQLALDYEIMKQENHDLSNKLKLSELQDQLKMQYDCSECATSYTTIKGLENKISSLENELKKQSKEFSDSLHNISDLENHVKSLEEELDKQAQVFEADLGNITRSKVEQEQRAIRAEENLRKTRWQNANTADRLQEEFRRLSEQMASTCTANERLATKALTDANDLRQEKTYLEEMLRQAKEEVQSVKDHYEAKLVELSRQLQLKLNQIGKLQSEVDYKSAEFKNQRKHTEETQRTLSQKILLLQSEIERLDRVNNVSSKQTEETETLRAELEQMKASSSNIQLRLEEGAAERNKLESMVALLKMEAETLQEELNVMRNAKDEAKSVIENLQSELATLKVQYNELKLSSTAEELQKEKYQKQVIQLKTELKKKEDALCSVEKKIKDGNGRALVPEVAKARNIKYIPSPPTSKELVDLKERLKLLEGKIKLKEVALEKSSNTFLVKEQDLQRKIEDLERNCEILRENATTFCGYECQKVIEDSGNLNAGIRGAAILGAQDINTTNCSAEEMGSPRTLTESNNGIPSNTEIKDSATDSRDHKNLDKLLDEMVLLKEKNQSMECELRDMQQRYSEISLKFAEVEGERQQLVMALRNFKNSNKSWSLFT; encoded by the exons ATGTTTAAGCCGGCGAGGTGGAGGAGTGATAAGAACAAGACCAAAGCTGTTTTTAAGCTGCAATTTCGCGCCACTAAG GTATCATGGTCAGGAGGGGATACATTGATGATATCGGTGATTCCTGCCGAGGGTGGGAAGCCAACTTCGATATTGGACAAAGTAAAAATTCGAGATGGAAGCTGTTACTGGGAGAAACCAGTTTACGAAACAATGAAGGTCACCAGGGATCCTAAAACGGGGAAGATTAATGAGAGATCGTATCATGTTATCTTTTCAACG GGTTTGTCGAAATTTGGTCTTCTGGGTGAAGTTTCCATGAATTTTGCAGATTATGCTGTGGCCACAAAGCCTTCAACTGTATCTCTTCCAATCAAGAACACGAGATTTGAGGCTGTCTTGCAT GTTACGATTGAAAGGATACAAGATTCTGCTGGTCAAAG AGAATATGAAGATGGTGAAAATTTGAAAGATGATTCTAAGGATCAGAGCTTGAGAGCACATTTAAGCAATAGTGACACGGAGGAAAATatcaaaaccaaaattttgGAA GAAGGATCATTCAATAACATGATATCACATGTTGCGGAGCTGAAAAAAATTTGCAGGGATTCTGGTAGATCTGATAGTACTTTATCAAGTTCAGAAACCAGCTCTGGACACAATACACCTCGAGTACTTGACATGACTAGTGTCAGTACCACCAAAGATGGTGGCAACTTCCTATCTCCTCTAGGTCATTCCCAGGTGACTCAGAGATTAAACTCTGATACCTTGGCAGAAATCTATGATGAACAGCAGGGATCACAATTGGAATGGTCAGGAGGTTCTGTTCCAGATGCAAGCACAGATGACTCATCAAACAGTCCGCGTGAAGTTCTTATAGATGAGAGGCCTCAGGGGGCTCCAGAGATCTTGGTCGAGAAGCTTAAAACTGAGGTTGTTGTTTTAGCAAGACAGGCAGAAGTTTCAGACTTAGAATTACAGACTTTGCGTAAAAATATTGTGAGGGAGAACAAAAGGGCACAGGACCTTTCAAGAGAGGTTCTTAGCCTGAAAGAAGAGCGAGACTCATATAAACAAGAGTGTGAAAAAGCTAGATTGCGAAACAAATCGGAATATGAAGGAGGTGATCCTCGGGCTCTTATTGAAGAATTGAGGCAAGAATTGAACCATGAGAAAGATCTAAGTGCAAATCTTCGTTTACAACTTCAGAAAACACGCGAGTCAAACAATGAGTTGATTCTGGCTGTGCAAGACCTAGATGAAATGTTGGAAGAGAAGAATAGGGAGATCCTGGACCTTTCTAACAGATCGGCAACAACTCAAAATTCCAAAGACAACTGGGAAACCAACTCCAGATCCAGTGGCGATCTTGATGTAGACCAAAAGGCCTTGGAAAAGCTAGTCATGGATTACACTGATGTCAAGGACTCTTGCATGCAGGAGCAAAAGATCATTGACCTCTGTGGTGAAATAGAGATCTacaagagagaaagagatgattTTGAGATGCAACTGGAGCAGCTTGCCCTAGATTATGAAATCATGAAGCAAGAAAACCATGACCtctcaaataaattaaaactaagCGAGTTGCAAGATCAACTGAAGATGCAGTATGATTGTTCTGAATGTGCAACTTCTTATACCACTATAAAGGGCCTTGAAAATAAGATCTCAAGTTTGGAAAACGAACTAAAGAAACAGTCAAAAGAATTTTCGGACTCTTTGCACAACATAAGTGATCTTGAAAATCATGTTAAAAGCTTAGAGGAAGAATTAGATAAGCAGGCACAAGTCTTTGAAGCTGATCTGGGAAACATTACTCGTTCCAAAGTTGAGCAGGAGCAGAGAGCTATACGAGCAGAGGAAAATCTGAGAAAGACACGATGGCAAAATGCTAATACAGCAGATAGGCTTCAGGAAGAATTCCGAAGGCTCTCTGAGCAGATGGCATCTACATGTACTGCAAATGAAAGGCTAGCTACCAAGGCATTGACTGATGCTAATGACCTTCGTCAGGAGAAAACTTATTTAGAAGAAATGCTGCGGCAAGCTAAGGAAGAGGTCCAGTCAGTTAAGGACCACTACGAAGCAAAGCTGGTTGAACTTTCCAGGCAGTTACAATTGAAACTGAACCAAATAGGAAAATTGCAGTCGGAAGTTGATTATAAGTCTgctgagtttaaaaatcaaagaaagCACACCGAGGAAACTCAGAGAACTCTTTCGCAGAAAATCTTGCTGCTTCAGTCCGAGATTGAAAGGCTGGATAGAGTGAATAATGTCTCCTCCAAACAAACAGAGGAGACTGAAACTTTAAGAGCTGAGCTAGAACAAATGAAGGCATCAAGTAGCAACATTCAATTACGGCTGGAAGAGGGGGCCGCTGAAAGAAATAAACTGGAAAGCATGGTAGCATTGTTGAAGATGGAAGCAGAAACTTTACAGGAAGAATTGAACGTAATGAGGAATGCCAAGGACGAAGCAAAGTCGGTGATTGAGAATCTTCAATCAGAGTTGGCAACCCTTAAAGTTCAGTATAATGAATTGAAACTATCTTCTACTGCCGAAGAGTTGCAGAAAGAAAAATATCAGAAACAGGTTATTCAACTTAAAACTGAGCTAAAGAAGAAGGAAGATGCATTATGCAGTGtagagaagaaaatcaaagatgGCAATGGACGAGCACTAGTTCCAGAGGTAGCGAAAGctagaaatattaaatatatcccTTCTCCTCCTACCTCTAAAGAGTTGGTAGACCTGAAAGAAAGATTAAAATTACTCGAG GGTAAAATTAAGCTGAAAGAAGTTGCTCTGGAAAAATCGTCAAACACATTTCTTGTGAAGGAACAAGATCTCCAAAGGAAGATTGAAGATTTAGAGAGAAATTGCGAAATTCTCAGAGAAAATGCTACAACTTTCTGTGGCTACGAATGCCAAAAG GTAATTGAAGATAGTGGGAACCTAAATGCTGGAATACGAGGAGCAGCAATCTTAGGAGCTCAGGATATAAACACCACAAATTGCTCAGCTGAGGAAATGGGATCTCCGCGAACATTGACAGAAAG CAATAACGGCATTCCATCAAATACTGAAATTAAAGACTCTGCTACGGATTCAAGAGATCATAAAAACCTAGACAAATTGTTGGATGAAATGGTTTTGCTCAAGGAGAAAAACCAATCGATGGAATGTGAACTGAGGGATATGCAACAGAGATATTCAGAAATAAGTCTCAAATTTGCCGAGGTAGAGGGTGAAAGACAACAGCTTGTGATGGCACTCCGCAACTTCAAAAATTCTAACAAAAGTTGGTCCTTGTTTACCTGA
- the LOC108196717 gene encoding DEAD-box ATP-dependent RNA helicase 6, whose protein sequence is MNNQGRYQPGFRGTRGGGVFRGSPNYYQQRPGVQQNNQHQQLWLRKRPGGPGERRGGNTFQAQAHNDSGSQDWKAQVKKPPPDNRYKTEDVTATKGNEFEDYFLKRELLMGIYEKGFDKPSPIQEESIPIALTGSNILARAKNGTGKTAAFCIPALEKIDSDKNVIQVAILVPTRELALQTSQVCKELGKHLKIQVMVTTGGTSLKDDIMRLYQHVHLLVGTPGRILDLTKKGVCLLNECSMLVMDEADKLLSPEFEPSVKELIDYLPQNRQILMFSATFPVTVKAFKDRYLGTPYVINLMDELTLKGITQYYAFVEERQKIHCLNTLFSKLQINQSIIFCNSVSRVELLAKKITELGYSCFYIHAKMLQDHRNRVFHDFRNGACRNLVCTDLFTRGIDIQAVNVVINFDFPRTSETYLHRVGRSGRFGHLGLSVNLITYEDRFNMYNIEKELGTEIKQIPPAIDQAVYCR, encoded by the exons ATGAATAATCAGGGGAGGTATCAGCCAGGGTTTAGAGGCACCAGGGGTGGTGGGGTTTTTCGTGGAAGCCCAAATTATTATCAGCAGAGGCCAGGTGTGCAGCAGAATAATCAGCATCAGCAGCTTTGGTTGAGGAAAAGGCCAGGTGGGCCCGGGGAAAGGAGGGGTGGCAACACTTTTCAGGCTCAGGCCCACAATGATTCTGG CTCTCAAGACTGGAAAGCTCAAGTAAAGAAACCACCACCTGACAATCGTTACAAGACAGAG GATGTCACTGCCACCAAAGGAAATGAGTTCGAGGACTATTTCTTGAAACGAGAGCTGCTCATGGGTATATATGAGAAAGGATTTGATAAGCCTTCACCTATCCAGGAAGAAAGCATACCTATAGCCCTTACTGGAAGTAATATCCTTGCTAGAGCAAAAAATGGAACTGGCAAAACTGCTGCATTCTGCATTCCTGCACTTGAAAAGATAGACTCAGATAAGAATGTTATTCAAG TTGCTATTCTAGTCCCGACTAGGGAGCTAGCCCTTCAGACATCCCAAGTGTGCAAAGAACTTGGGAAACATCTAAAAATTCAAGTGATGGTCACTACTGGAGGAACCAGTCTGAAGGATGATATTATGCGTTTGTATCAACATGTCCATTTGCTGGTTGGAACACCTGGAAGAATATTGGATCTGACAAAAAAGGGAGTCTGCTTGTTGAATGAATGTTCCATGCTAGTTATGGATGAG GCTGATAAGCTGCTGTCACCGGAGTTTGAGCCTTCAGTAAAGGAGTTAATTGATTACCTTCCCCAGAATCGACAAATATTAATGTTCTCTGCTACATTTCCGGTTACTGTCAAAGCGTTTAAGGACAGATATTTAGGAACACCGTATGTCATTAATCTGATGGATGAACTGACCCTTAAAGGTATCACACAATATTACGCTTTTGTAGAAGAAAGACAGAAGATCCACTGTCTCAATACTCTATTTTCAAAG CTACAAATCAACCAATCAATTATTTTCTGCAACTCTGTGAGTCGAGTTGAACTGTTGGCCAAGAAAATCACAGAACTGGGCTATTCTTGCTTTTATATTCATGCTAAGATGCTGCAAGATCATCGCAACAGAGTGTTTCATGACTTTCGGAATGGTGCATGCAGAAATCTTGTGTGCACTG ATCTCTTTACGAGAGGAATAGACATCCAAGCAGTCAATGTCgtcataaattttgattttccaAGGACATCAGAGACATATCTGCACAGG GTTGGTCGTTCAGGAAGGTTTGGACATCTAGGTTTATCCGTGAATTTGATAACTTACGAAGACCGCTTCAATAT GTATAATATTGAGAAAGAGCTTGGCACCGAAATTAAACAAATTCCTCCGGCAATAGATCAAGCGGTCTACTGTCGGTGA